The following are from one region of the Actinoplanes sp. L3-i22 genome:
- a CDS encoding LacI family DNA-binding transcriptional regulator: MRDVAKLAGVSHQTVSRVINDHPNVRAETRERVLAAMRSLNYRRNLAARTLATRESRTLGIIGFETTLFGPESMLYGIESAARAAGYLVSVATVRELAHRPVLEAVDRLAQHDVDGIIAIAPKPAVTTALTHAPAGLACVAVGGAGSGSDPFPTVRVDNAAGARLATQHLLDLGHATVHHAAGPPDWPEAQARVDGWRETLYAAGAVVPAISPGWWDAAAGYEQGRRLAADPAVTAIFCANDRIALGVLRALHEAGRKVPDDVSVVGFDDMPDSGYFLPPLTTMHQDFGELGRRALSLLLNHMARDDGAAPPANVLVVPELVLRTSTARVT, translated from the coding sequence ACGCGTCCTCGCCGCGATGCGCTCGCTCAACTACCGGCGCAACCTCGCCGCCCGCACGCTGGCCACCCGGGAATCCCGCACCCTCGGCATCATCGGTTTCGAGACCACGCTCTTCGGACCGGAATCCATGTTGTACGGCATCGAGAGTGCCGCCCGTGCCGCCGGCTACCTGGTCAGCGTCGCGACCGTGCGCGAGCTCGCGCACCGGCCCGTCCTCGAGGCCGTCGACCGGCTCGCCCAGCACGACGTGGACGGCATCATCGCGATCGCGCCGAAACCCGCGGTCACCACCGCGCTGACGCACGCCCCGGCCGGCCTGGCGTGCGTCGCGGTGGGTGGCGCCGGTTCCGGCTCAGATCCATTTCCGACGGTACGGGTGGACAACGCGGCCGGCGCACGACTCGCCACCCAGCATCTCCTGGACCTCGGGCACGCCACCGTGCACCACGCGGCCGGCCCACCCGACTGGCCGGAAGCCCAGGCCCGGGTCGACGGATGGCGCGAGACGCTGTACGCGGCGGGCGCGGTCGTCCCCGCCATCTCGCCCGGGTGGTGGGACGCGGCCGCCGGCTACGAACAGGGCCGCCGGCTCGCCGCGGACCCGGCCGTCACCGCGATCTTCTGCGCCAACGACCGGATCGCGCTCGGCGTGCTGCGGGCCCTGCACGAGGCCGGCCGCAAGGTTCCGGACGACGTGAGCGTGGTCGGCTTCGACGACATGCCGGACTCGGGATACTTCCTGCCCCCGCTGACCACCATGCACCAGGACTTCGGGGAGCTCGGGCGGCGGGCGCTGTCGCTGCTGCTGAATCACATGGCCCGGGACGACGGGGCCGCACCGCCGGCCAACGTCCTGGTCGTGCCGGAGCTGGTGCTGCGGACCAGCACGGCGAGGGTGACCTGA
- a CDS encoding DUF3592 domain-containing protein, with product MTDDGIPVFALLVSALVVLIPAIVGLLMIAAGLRRWSRARRLTADGERALATVVDNQVESRRNGAVAFLPVVAFTTRDGRAVRTVLDLQASNRSHLSGSQQTVIFDPAKPERAMALDGQHAGMAAALVIGSVFLLFAGVALFLVSMIFLAPDGPFSTDPFFGGDNSFGGNPFGDTP from the coding sequence ATGACCGACGATGGAATTCCGGTGTTCGCGCTGCTGGTGTCGGCGCTGGTGGTGCTGATCCCGGCGATCGTCGGCCTCCTCATGATCGCCGCCGGGCTCCGGCGCTGGAGCCGGGCCCGCCGCCTGACCGCCGACGGCGAACGGGCGCTGGCGACAGTGGTCGACAACCAGGTCGAGTCGCGGCGGAACGGGGCGGTGGCCTTCCTGCCGGTCGTCGCGTTCACCACGCGGGACGGGCGTGCGGTACGCACCGTGCTCGACCTGCAGGCCAGTAACCGATCGCATCTGAGCGGGTCCCAGCAGACGGTGATCTTCGACCCGGCGAAGCCGGAGCGGGCGATGGCGCTCGACGGGCAGCACGCCGGGATGGCGGCGGCGCTGGTCATCGGGTCGGTGTTCCTGCTCTTCGCCGGGGTGGCGTTGTTCCTGGTCAGCATGATCTTCCTGGCGCCGGACGGGCCGTTCTCGACGGACCCGTTCTTCGGCGGCGACAACTCCTTCGGCGGCAACCCGTTCGGCGACACGCCTTGA
- a CDS encoding TetR/AcrR family transcriptional regulator: MGLREEKKQATRAAIADAALGLFLERGFDRVTVADVARLVRVSVNTVFNYFPTKEDLFFDRQDEVARRLPAAIRARADGESAVEAARRAFLAELDRDEATLGLHPGIAPFWRVVEESAALQARLRQMRDRSEEMLAETLRAETDANPDDPLPTIAAAMLTAADSTLHTAIRQKILNGKNPDLVRTEVRALAESTFDALAGGLTSYARKNATKTPAAANPT; the protein is encoded by the coding sequence GTGGGGTTGCGCGAGGAGAAGAAGCAGGCCACCCGGGCGGCGATCGCGGACGCGGCGCTCGGGCTGTTCCTGGAGCGCGGGTTCGACCGGGTGACGGTCGCCGACGTCGCGCGGCTGGTGCGGGTGTCGGTGAACACGGTTTTCAACTACTTCCCGACGAAGGAGGATCTTTTCTTCGATCGGCAGGACGAGGTGGCGCGGCGGCTGCCGGCGGCGATCCGGGCGCGGGCCGACGGCGAGTCGGCGGTGGAGGCGGCCCGGCGCGCGTTCCTGGCCGAGCTCGACCGGGACGAGGCGACGCTCGGCCTGCACCCGGGGATCGCGCCGTTCTGGCGGGTGGTCGAGGAGAGCGCGGCGTTGCAGGCGCGACTGCGTCAGATGCGGGACCGGTCGGAGGAGATGCTCGCCGAGACGCTACGAGCCGAAACCGACGCGAACCCGGACGATCCGCTGCCGACCATCGCCGCGGCCATGCTGACGGCCGCCGATTCCACCCTGCACACCGCCATCCGGCAAAAAATCCTCAACGGCAAAAACCCCGATTTGGTACGGACGGAAGTCCGCGCCCTGGCCGAATCCACCTTCGACGCGTTGGCGGGCGGCTTGACGTCCTACGCCCGGAAGAACGCCACCAAAACGCCCGCCGCGGCCAACCCGACCTGA
- the araD gene encoding L-ribulose-5-phosphate 4-epimerase AraD — MTIGSEALRQDVWLANQVIPKAGLAQLTWGNVSGVDRDGGYFLIKPSGVSYDDLSPDMLVPVDLETGKVLGGELRPSVDTESHRAFYLAWPSIGGITHTHSTNAVAFAQANRDIPVLGTTHADTFNGPVPVTRGLTPEECANDYEFNTGQVIIELIGDDEAAAGMPGALVANHGPFTWGVSPKKSVEHAIIVEAVAEMALKTLALNPDAFTPQHLQERHFKRKHGPGAYYGNPGATKS; from the coding sequence GTGACGATCGGCTCGGAGGCGCTGCGCCAGGACGTCTGGCTGGCCAACCAGGTGATCCCGAAGGCCGGGCTCGCGCAGCTCACCTGGGGCAACGTGAGCGGTGTGGACCGTGACGGTGGCTACTTCCTGATCAAGCCGTCCGGCGTCTCCTATGACGATCTTTCGCCCGACATGCTGGTCCCGGTCGACCTGGAGACCGGCAAGGTGCTCGGCGGCGAGCTGCGTCCCTCCGTGGACACCGAGTCGCACCGGGCGTTCTACCTGGCCTGGCCGTCGATCGGTGGCATCACGCACACGCACTCCACCAACGCGGTCGCGTTCGCGCAGGCCAATCGGGACATTCCGGTGCTCGGCACGACGCACGCGGACACGTTCAACGGCCCGGTGCCGGTGACCCGCGGGCTCACCCCCGAGGAGTGCGCGAACGACTACGAGTTCAACACCGGTCAGGTGATCATCGAGCTGATCGGGGACGACGAGGCCGCGGCCGGGATGCCGGGGGCGCTGGTCGCCAATCATGGCCCGTTCACCTGGGGTGTCAGTCCGAAGAAGTCGGTCGAGCACGCGATCATCGTCGAGGCGGTCGCCGAGATGGCGCTCAAGACGCTGGCGCTCAACCCGGACGCGTTCACCCCGCAGCACCTGCAGGAGCGTCACTTCAAGCGGAAACACGGCCCGGGCGCCTACTACGGAAATCCCGGCGCCACGAAGTCCTGA
- the pstS gene encoding phosphate ABC transporter substrate-binding protein PstS, whose product MKKLTAAVAIAALLVLTACDEPEKKAEPVACASGSAAGQGSSAQANAVNEWIKQYQIACAQAAVAYSSVGSGTGVRTFLAGTGDFAGTDAALSDADQSAAATRCGGQPAVHLPLVIGPIALAYNVAGVGELRLAPATIAKIFNGRITVWNDKAIAADNPNVVLPATPIQAVHREDSSGTTSNFTRFLAGTAKADWPYEPASAWPAKGGVAVKGSDRLASAIARADGAIGYVEASYARVNELATALVGDSRGDFVAPTDAAAADAVAAAKPAGGGDLRLDLNYDDLYGGAYPLVQVTYEVVCGSGASAVARGFLAYAASPAGQAAAGAAGYAPLPDALREQVYAAVAGLR is encoded by the coding sequence ATGAAGAAGCTCACAGCGGCCGTCGCCATCGCCGCGCTCCTGGTCCTCACCGCCTGCGACGAACCGGAGAAGAAGGCCGAGCCGGTCGCGTGCGCCTCCGGGTCGGCGGCGGGGCAGGGTTCTTCCGCGCAGGCCAACGCGGTCAACGAGTGGATCAAGCAGTATCAGATCGCCTGCGCGCAGGCGGCCGTGGCGTATTCGAGCGTCGGTTCCGGTACGGGGGTGCGCACGTTCCTGGCCGGCACGGGCGACTTCGCCGGCACCGACGCCGCGCTCAGCGACGCCGATCAGTCCGCCGCCGCTACGCGCTGCGGCGGTCAGCCGGCCGTCCACCTGCCGCTGGTGATCGGGCCGATCGCGCTGGCCTACAACGTGGCCGGCGTCGGCGAGCTGCGGCTCGCGCCGGCCACCATCGCGAAGATCTTCAACGGCAGGATCACCGTCTGGAACGACAAGGCGATCGCCGCCGACAACCCGAACGTTGTGCTGCCGGCCACCCCGATCCAGGCCGTCCACCGGGAGGACAGTTCGGGCACCACGTCGAACTTCACCCGGTTCCTGGCCGGGACGGCGAAGGCGGACTGGCCCTACGAGCCGGCCAGCGCGTGGCCGGCCAAGGGCGGCGTCGCGGTGAAGGGCAGCGACCGGCTGGCCTCGGCGATCGCCCGGGCGGACGGGGCGATCGGCTATGTCGAGGCGTCCTATGCCCGGGTCAACGAGCTGGCCACGGCGCTGGTCGGGGACTCGCGCGGCGACTTCGTGGCGCCGACCGACGCGGCGGCGGCCGATGCGGTGGCCGCGGCGAAACCGGCGGGCGGCGGCGACCTGCGGCTCGACCTGAATTACGACGACTTGTACGGTGGTGCGTACCCGCTGGTGCAGGTCACCTATGAGGTGGTCTGTGGGTCGGGGGCGTCTGCGGTGGCGCGCGGTTTCCTGGCCTATGCGGCAAGTCCCGCGGGTCAGGCGGCTGCCGGAGCGGCGGGGTATGCGCCGCTGCCGGACGCGCTGCGCGAGCAGGTCTACGCGGCAGTCGCCGGGTTGCGCTGA
- a CDS encoding MBL fold metallo-hydrolase, which produces MRVHHLNCGTMRAPGGDLVCHVLLAESDAGLVLIDTGFGLADIADPRTRLGPPRHLLRPALEREETAVVQVQRLGFKPSDVRHIVVTHFDLDHIGGLADFPQARVHVTAAEADGALRAPTGRERRRFRSVQWSHGPDLVEHGPGGESWRGFAAARELTEIGPGIVLVPLPGHTRGHACVAVDTGSRWLLHCGDAFYHRGTLTGDRVPLGLRLAESGVAYDRALVRANHVRLAALHQRADPDLTLLSAHDPVIFAALSNPG; this is translated from the coding sequence ATGCGGGTCCATCACCTCAACTGCGGAACGATGCGAGCGCCGGGCGGTGACCTGGTCTGTCACGTGCTGCTGGCCGAGAGCGACGCCGGCCTCGTGCTCATCGACACGGGCTTCGGCCTGGCCGACATCGCCGACCCGAGGACCAGGCTCGGCCCACCCCGCCACCTGCTGCGTCCCGCGCTGGAGCGGGAGGAGACCGCGGTGGTCCAGGTCCAGCGTCTGGGTTTCAAACCTTCCGACGTACGACATATCGTCGTGACCCATTTCGACCTCGACCACATCGGCGGCCTGGCCGACTTCCCGCAGGCCCGGGTCCACGTCACCGCCGCCGAGGCCGACGGTGCCCTGCGCGCGCCGACCGGCCGGGAGCGCCGCCGGTTCCGCAGTGTGCAGTGGTCCCACGGGCCGGACCTGGTCGAGCACGGCCCGGGCGGGGAGAGCTGGCGAGGTTTCGCCGCCGCGAGGGAGCTCACCGAGATCGGCCCGGGCATCGTCCTGGTCCCGCTCCCGGGGCACACCCGCGGCCACGCCTGTGTGGCGGTCGACACCGGGTCACGCTGGCTGCTGCACTGTGGTGACGCGTTCTATCACCGGGGCACGCTGACCGGTGACCGGGTGCCACTCGGCCTCCGGCTCGCCGAGTCCGGTGTGGCGTACGACCGCGCCCTGGTCCGGGCAAATCACGTCCGACTCGCGGCCCTGCACCAGCGCGCCGATCCCGATCTCACGCTGCTCTCCGCTCATGATCCGGTCATCTTCGCGGCGTTGAGCAATCCAGGCTGA